CTTGCGATCGGCGGCGTCAATGGCCGCTCCTCGCTGCTGTTCCTCGACGCCGACACCGTGCGCGCCAAGCTGAAGGCCAATCCCTGGATTGCCGACGCCACGATCCTGAAACTCTATCCGGGCCGGCTGCAGATCGACATCGTCGAGCGCACCGCCTTCGCGCTGTGGCAGCAGAACGGCCGCCTGTCGGTGATCGCCTCCGACGGCGCCGTGCTCGAGCCCTATGTCACGCGCCGCTTCCTCAATCTGCCGCTGGTGGTGGGCAAGGGTGCCGACACCCGCGCGCAGGACTTCCTGGCGCTGCTCGACCGTTATCCGCAGGTGCGTTCGGTGACCAAGGCCGCGATCTTCGTCGGCGAGCGGCGCTGGAACCTGCGCCTCAAGGACGGCCTCGACGTCCGCCTGCCGGAGAACGACGTCGGCAACGCGCTGGCCGCGCTCTCCAGGCTCGACAAGGACGAGAAGCTGTTCTCGCGCGACATCGTCGCCGTCGACATGCGCCTGCCCGATCGGCTGATCGTGCAACTGTCCGAGGAAGCCGGCAAGGCGCGCGACGAATTGTTCAAGGACAAGAAGTCCAAGAAGAAGCCGGGTGACTCCGCATGACCGGCCTCGATCGCAATCTGACCCCGAAGACCCGCCCGATGCAGAAGCGCACCGCGATGGTGGCTTCGCTCGACGTCGGCTCCAGCAAGATCGCCTGCATGATCGCGCGGCTCAAGCCGTCGCCGCCGAACGAGGCGCTGCGCGGCCGTACCCATGCGGTTGAATTGATCGGCTACAGCCAGATCCAGTCGCGCGGCGTCAAGGCCGGCTCCGTGGTCGATCTCGCCGAATGCGAGAAGGCGGTGCGCCATGCCGTGGCGTTGGCCGAGCGCATGGCCAAGGTCCGCGTCGAGTCCGTGCTGCTGTCGGTCTCCGGCGGCAGGCTGCATGGCCAGCTGGTCGAAGCCGCGGCCGATATCCGCGGCGGCTCGGTGACCTCGGATGATATCAGCCGCGTCACCTCGGCCGGCATGCGCCACGCCGCCGGCGCCGGCCGCACCGTGCTGCACGCGCTGCCGGTCGGCTACGCGCTCGACGGCGTCAAGGGCATCCGCGATCCCAGAGGCATGGTGGCGCGCCAGTTCGGCGTCGACATGAACGTGGTGACGTCGGACGCGACGGTCGCCAAGAACCTGATGCTGGTGGTCGAGCGCTGCCATCTCAACGTCGAAGCCATGGCGTCGAGCCCCTATGTCGCGGGCCTGTCGGTGCTGACCGATGACGAAGCCGATCTCGGCGCTGCCGTCGTCGAGATGGGCGCGGGCTCGACCACGATCGCGACCTACTCCGGCGGCCGCCTCGTGCACGCATCCGGATTTGCGCTCGGCGGGCAACACATCACGATGGATCTTGCGCGCGGCATCGGCGCGTGCATTGCGGATGCCGAGCGAATCAAGACTTTATACGGCACGGTGCTGACCGGCGGTTCGGACTCGCGCGAGCTGATGTCCGTTCCCACTGCAGGCGATGATCGGGAGACTCCGCAAATCGTGTCCCGCGCCACGATCGCGAACATTGTCCGGCATCGCGCCGAGGAGATTTTCGAAATGGTCCGTGACCGGCTCGCGGATTCCCCCTTTGCGGCAGAGCCGAGGGCGCGCGTCGTATTGAGCGGCGGCGCGTCGCAGCTCACCGGCACCGTCGAGCTCGCCACCCGCATCCTGAACCGCCAGGTCCGGATCGGCCGCCCGCTCGGCTTCGGCCGGCTGCCGAACGAGGCGAAGGGCGCCTCGTTCTCGGTGCCGACGGGGCTCTTGGTCTATCCGCAATACGCACATCTTGAACATGTCGAACCGCGGCGCACGCGGCAGCTCAGGACAGGGACAGACGGTTACTTCGGAAAGGTCGGACGATGGCTTCGCGAGGGCTTCTGATGACCGCACCCCGGCTCATTGC
This Bradyrhizobium sp. CCBAU 53421 DNA region includes the following protein-coding sequences:
- a CDS encoding cell division protein FtsQ/DivIB produces the protein MDGAGRLTRSLRSLGPQADLRAAAIGAAVLLREYIGAHIARRRQRPARRPQVIIDREPPNRYILMVERYLPRRIGLVATLAILFGSLGFGIVRGGHLEEFTTALSDTRNALANSAGFRITTVGINGRKQLSQDEVLAIGGVNGRSSLLFLDADTVRAKLKANPWIADATILKLYPGRLQIDIVERTAFALWQQNGRLSVIASDGAVLEPYVTRRFLNLPLVVGKGADTRAQDFLALLDRYPQVRSVTKAAIFVGERRWNLRLKDGLDVRLPENDVGNALAALSRLDKDEKLFSRDIVAVDMRLPDRLIVQLSEEAGKARDELFKDKKSKKKPGDSA
- the ftsA gene encoding cell division protein FtsA, with product MTGLDRNLTPKTRPMQKRTAMVASLDVGSSKIACMIARLKPSPPNEALRGRTHAVELIGYSQIQSRGVKAGSVVDLAECEKAVRHAVALAERMAKVRVESVLLSVSGGRLHGQLVEAAADIRGGSVTSDDISRVTSAGMRHAAGAGRTVLHALPVGYALDGVKGIRDPRGMVARQFGVDMNVVTSDATVAKNLMLVVERCHLNVEAMASSPYVAGLSVLTDDEADLGAAVVEMGAGSTTIATYSGGRLVHASGFALGGQHITMDLARGIGACIADAERIKTLYGTVLTGGSDSRELMSVPTAGDDRETPQIVSRATIANIVRHRAEEIFEMVRDRLADSPFAAEPRARVVLSGGASQLTGTVELATRILNRQVRIGRPLGFGRLPNEAKGASFSVPTGLLVYPQYAHLEHVEPRRTRQLRTGTDGYFGKVGRWLREGF